ACAGTGTAGTAGAATTTCGTGCAAGGAACCAACATCTGAAGACTGCATGCACAAATGTATTGCTCAGTCTTACTCAGACTCTGTGCCAAACACCTCAGGAGCTTTCCCTGGATGATCTGGTCGAAGCAGAGAAAGTACTGGCTTACATGAAAGATACTGGCTTGGAGGTGGAGTGGTTGGTGAAGAAGCTTAATGAAGTGAAGGAAAAGAAGCAAGAGCAGTCTGGTCAAGTAAAGGGGAAAAAGTAACAGGCTGAGTTACTTGAGCAAGTTTTAACTCATAATCTGAAAAACATACTTCATATGAATTGGTTTAAAGCTTGTTTGATTCGGTTTAATATGCTTGAATtcagtttggtttagtttaagtTGATTCATCTCCATTCAgtttttaagaatataattaAGTTGCAGCAATATTGGTTTTGAAAGACAACCATGATGTAGAAACTGGAATAGATTCTGTTGTGCTCGGTGTCAAGGTTTGTTTGTCATTTGATTATCTTATGTCCTGACTTCCAAGGTATTCATCAAAGAGTTTCTTACTTGATGTTCTGGTATGCTCGTTCTTTACATATAGATGAATTACAGCGGAAGTTTCCATAAACTCTTTTCTTGAAACTTCTTAAGTCATGACTCATGAATAGGAAGATTCACGTCAAAACATGTGGCTTGACGCCCACGCTATAAAATCCAATCGATGAGTTAGCATTAATCTTCTACTCTTTACTTATTAATCTGTGTTAGATAAGTTCTGCAAAAATAGAGCTTTCTACCTAACCCTACAATATTTCTCTTCTTACTAAATTTAGAAATCTTAATTATCCAACTCTTTGACACTAATTCTTACAATATTTTCtctaatattttatgttttggtaTGTGACCGTATATAAATAACTTTGCATTTGTATACGTAAACTAGTTTATGGAATCCAGAATGCAC
The sequence above is drawn from the Raphanus sativus cultivar WK10039 chromosome 7, ASM80110v3, whole genome shotgun sequence genome and encodes:
- the LOC108815561 gene encoding MATH domain and coiled-coil domain-containing protein At2g05410-like; translated protein: MIVAEVDFLQVLGSTEKSEETNPLSQVESVSSIQDSVVEFRARNQHLKTACTNVLLSLTQTLCQTPQELSLDDLVEAEKVLAYMKDTGLEVEWLVKKLNEVKEKKQEQSGQVKGKK